The Candidatus Omnitrophota bacterium sequence TAACAAAACCCCTAACTGCGCAAGGTTAGTCTTTGCGCAAAAATCAACTATGGATTTCCCGCAATCACAATTTTCAAGGATATACTTTGCATGTTTTGCGTCATTGTCGTCTCCAACTAAAATTACCTTTAAACCAAATTCGCTTACAGCAGTTTTTATTAAAGCAACGAATTTCTCAGCACCCCACCTTTTGACATGGGAACGCGCCCCCGGAGCAATAATTAACAGCCTGTCAGTATCAATAACACCTGCTTCTTTTAATAACTTATCAATGTGAATTACATCAGAAGGCTTAACACAAAAAGATTTATGGCTAATTTTATCGGAATCAACTTTAATCTTCCCAAGCTTTGCAAGATGCTTATCTTGCATATGCTTCAACTCTTTAGAGCCGGATGAAAAAACTGGCTGCTTATATCTGGCAGGAAGGAAAATACCAAAAAAACTATTGCGCAAATCAACCACCATATCAAACTTTTCTTTTCTTAGCTGGATGAATAACTTTATTTTTTCCCTTAATTTTGCGCGTTTATTAAAAACTAAAACCTTGTCAATGGAAGGGTCGTTTTCAAAGATTTCCTTTGGGCGCTCTCCCACCAAAACCGATATTTTTACTCCGGGGAATTTCTGCTTTAAGGCATCCAAAGCCGGTAAAGTCAATAAACAATCCCCGATATTGCTCAATGTAATAAACAAAATTTTCTTAACTTCAATCATTATTTTGCCTTTAAATTATCTTTTAATATTTTCGCGGAAGCCTCAAAGGCTTCCAACGGCGTAACAGCCTTCATACAACGGGAATCTTTGCAATCAACAACATAACAAGGAATCTTACATCCAACATCTTTGCGTAAAATAGTTACATTCTTTAAAGGATACGGCCCGGTGACCTCTAAATCCGTCGGGCCAAAAATTGCAATAATCTTTTTTGTGCCTACAGCATTTGCGATATGCAAAGGGCCTGTATCTGCCGAAATAAATAAATCCAGTTTTTTAAATAAAGCAGCGGATTGCTTAAGGTTTAGTTTTCCGCAAAGAATTACTGGCTTTAACTTCATGGAATTTGCAATTGCTTTTGCAAGAGAAAGATCTGTAAAAGAACCTGTAATAATTACTTTTGCTCCTTTTTCCCCGATTAATTTATCCGCCAGCTCTGCCCAATATTGCAAGGGCCATCTCTTCGGCAACCAGTTTCCTCCTGCGTTAATACCTACAAGAATATCCTTATTGCTATTTAAGCCTTCTTTTAATAACAGGCCTTCAATAAAATCTGTATCTTCCTGGCTGATAAAGAAATCTAAATAGCGGTCTTCTGCCCTAAACCCGGCCTTCTCTGCTACTCCCAGATAATAATCTATCCTATGAAGCGAATCCCTGTCAGGAGGAATAATCTTTTTAGTAAGCAGGATTGAACGGCCCTTTGTAGCATAGCCTATTCTCTTTGGGATACCTGCCAGAAAGCAAATTAAAGCACGGGTAAACGAACCATGCAAAAGAAGGCTTAAATCAAAATGTTTCTGCCGAAGCTGCCTTATAAATTGGAGTTTTGAAATCAAACTTCTATGCCTGTCTTTTTCATCAAAAATAATAATCTCATCCAGGTAAGGATTGTCCTTTAAAACCGGATAACAACGGCTCGGAATAATACAGGCAATAAAACCATCCGGAAAATTACGCCTTACGTTTCTAATCGTTGCGGTAGAAAATAAAACGTCTCCAAGCCAGTTTACATTAAAAATAAGTATGCGTTTTACCTCTTTCATTTCTTATGTTTCCTCTTTGATTCTTTCATATACGTATAAAACCCTGAAGCCTCAACTCCAAAAACAAACATACTCTTGGCATTCTCTGAAATCCTCAGCCTTTTTAAAGCAAAGATATCATCGTCGGGATAATTCCTGCCGGGGTTTGTAGCAACGCTGCCCAAATAACCTGCATCAATAACTAATTGCCTAATCACCGGGTTAAACATCCCCTCCGGGTAGCAAAATATGTTTATTTTTTTTCCAAGTTTTTCTTCCAAAACACGCTTGGATTCAAAGATTTCCCTTCTTACCTGCTCCTGCGAATTAATCTTAACCAAAGGCTCCGGGCCTAAGGCGTGGCTTCCAATCACGACCAATCCGGAATCTTGCATTTCTTTAATCTCATCCCAACTTACACGATCACCTTGAGGCCTTCCTACCTCATTAACAATTACAAATATAGTTGCCGGTATCTTATATTTCTTTAGCACCGGAAACGCGTAAGTATAATTATCCTTAAAACCATCATCAAAAGTAA is a genomic window containing:
- the waaF gene encoding lipopolysaccharide heptosyltransferase II, whose translation is MKEVKRILIFNVNWLGDVLFSTATIRNVRRNFPDGFIACIIPSRCYPVLKDNPYLDEIIIFDEKDRHRSLISKLQFIRQLRQKHFDLSLLLHGSFTRALICFLAGIPKRIGYATKGRSILLTKKIIPPDRDSLHRIDYYLGVAEKAGFRAEDRYLDFFISQEDTDFIEGLLLKEGLNSNKDILVGINAGGNWLPKRWPLQYWAELADKLIGEKGAKVIITGSFTDLSLAKAIANSMKLKPVILCGKLNLKQSAALFKKLDLFISADTGPLHIANAVGTKKIIAIFGPTDLEVTGPYPLKNVTILRKDVGCKIPCYVVDCKDSRCMKAVTPLEAFEASAKILKDNLKAK
- a CDS encoding polysaccharide deacetylase family protein, giving the protein MKHIKRKIAIIILGSFLLSVLIYFNILRQNYVVPILMYHSVSPQASRKTMLVVSPETFERQIRFLKQHNYKVVPVEKIANLIKNKEKIPFGTIAITFDDGFKDNYTYAFPVLKKYKIPATIFVIVNEVGRPQGDRVSWDEIKEMQDSGLVVIGSHALGPEPLVKINSQEQVRREIFESKRVLEEKLGKKINIFCYPEGMFNPVIRQLVIDAGYLGSVATNPGRNYPDDDIFALKRLRISENAKSMFVFGVEASGFYTYMKESKRKHKK